The Equus quagga isolate Etosha38 chromosome 12, UCLA_HA_Equagga_1.0, whole genome shotgun sequence genome includes a region encoding these proteins:
- the MAP1LC3C gene encoding LOW QUALITY PROTEIN: microtubule-associated proteins 1A/1B light chain 3C (The sequence of the model RefSeq protein was modified relative to this genomic sequence to represent the inferred CDS: deleted 2 bases in 1 codon): MQTPQKSPSISLFEQRKSSATRQEEVAGIRAKFPNKIPVRFHSLTTEQFLPVLDKTQFLPGPQGLTVTQCLGIIRSPMVLRATEAFHLLVNHRSVASVSVTVAEIYRDCKDEDGFVYMTCASQEVFGGLGSAATSWGQTLPSSPVCVNTVLGWLHQSRQPPPVCGGWSRQGRLQ, encoded by the exons ATGCAGACTCCTCAGAAAAGCCCGAGCATCAGCCtttttgagcagaggaagagCTCAG CAACCAGACAAGAGGAAGTTGCTGGAATCCGGGCAAAGTTCCCAAACAAGATCCCGGtaagatttcatt CGCTCACCACGGAGCAGTTCCTGCCTGTGCTGGACAAGACCCAGttcctg cctggccctcaggGGCTGACCGTGACCCAGTGCCTCGGCATCATCCG GAGCCCCATGGTCCTCAGGGCCACTGAAGCCTTTCACCTGCTGGTGAACCACAGGAGTGTGGCCAGCGTGAGCGTGACCGTGGCAGAGATCTACAGGGACTGCAAGGACGAGGACGGCTTCGTGTACATGACCTGTGCCTCCCAGGAGGTGTTTGGGGGCTTGGGGTCGGCAGCCACATCCTGGGGGCAGACCCTGCCATCCTCTCCAGTGTGTGTCAACACCGTCCTCGGATGGCTCCACCAAAGCCGGCAGCCTCCTCCTGTGTGTGGTGGATGGTCCAGGCAGGGCCGTCTGCAGTGA